Proteins from a genomic interval of Panthera tigris isolate Pti1 chromosome A2, P.tigris_Pti1_mat1.1, whole genome shotgun sequence:
- the LOC102962371 gene encoding olfactory receptor-like protein OLF4, whose translation MEPSNETQISKFLLLGFSEEPGLQLLIFGLFLSMYLITVIGNLLIILAISTDPNLHTPMYFFLANLSFVDICFTSTTIPKMLVNIRTQSKVITYAGCITQIYFLILFAVLDIFLLSMMAYDRFVAICHPLHYTIIMNAQLCGLLVLVSWITCVLHSLLQSLMMLRLSFCTHLHIPHFFCELNQMLQLACSDTFLNNVVMYFAAVLLAAGPFAGILYSYSKIVSSIHGISSAEGKCKAFSTCASHLSVVSLFYCTMLGVYLSSAATHSSRSSATASVMYTVVTPMLNPFIYSLRNKDMKRALKAFFGKETLPWPIVIRLKKCL comes from the coding sequence ATGGAACCAAGCAATGAAACACAAATTTCAaagtttcttcttctgggattttcAGAGGAACCAGGACTGCAGCTCCTCATATTTGGGCTTTTCCTCTCCATGTACCTGATCACAGTGATTGGGAACCTGCTCATCATCttggccatcagcacagaccccaacctccacacgcccatgtacttcttcctggccaacctgTCCTTTGTAGACATCTGCTTCACGTCCACCACCATCCCGAAGATGCTGGTGAACATCCGGACGCAGAGCAAAGTCATAACCTATGCAGGCTGTAtcacacagatttattttctcatactcTTTGCTGTGTTGGACATCTTTCTCCTGAGTATGATGGCCTATGACCGgtttgtggccatctgtcaccccCTGCACTACACGATCATCATGAACGCCCAGCTCTGTGGGCTGCTGGTTCTGGTGTCCTGGATCACATGTGTCCTGCATTCCCTGTTACAAAGTTTAATGATGTTGAGGCTGTCCTTCTGTACACACTTGCATATCCcccactttttctgtgaacttaaTCAGATGCTCCAACTGGCCTGTTCTGATACCTTTCTTAATAACGTGGTGATGTATTTTGCAGCTGTCCTATTAGCTGCTGGTCCTTTTGCTGGGATCCTTTACTCTTATTCCAAGATAGTTTCCTCCATACATGGGATCTCATCAGCTGAGGGAAAGTGTAAAGCATTTTCCACCTGTGCATCTCACCTATCGGTTGTCTCCTTATTTTATTGTACGATGCTCGGCGTGTACCTGAGCTCTGCTGCTACCCACAGCTCACGGTCAAGTGCCACAGCCTCGGTGATGTACACGGTGGTCAcgcccatgctgaaccccttcatctacagcctgaggaacaaagacatgaaaaggGCTCTGAAAGCATTCTTTGGGAAGGAGACCCTTCCATGGCCAATCGTCATAAGATTGAAGAAGTGCCTCTGA